Proteins co-encoded in one Zalophus californianus isolate mZalCal1 chromosome 9, mZalCal1.pri.v2, whole genome shotgun sequence genomic window:
- the USP44 gene encoding ubiquitin carboxyl-terminal hydrolase 44 codes for MLTMDKCKHIGQLRLAQDHSILNPQKWHCVDCNTTESIWACLSCSHVACGRYIEEHALKHFQESSHPVALEVNEMYVFCYLCDDYVLNDNATGDLKLLRSMLSAIKSQNYQCTTRSGRVLRSMGTSDETYYLYDGTQSLLQNEDQMYTALWHRRRILMSKIFRTWFEQSPIGRKRQEEQFQEKIAKGEVKKRRQELEYQVKAELETIHPRKSLRLQGLAQSTTVEIVPVQIPLQTPASPAKDKVVSTSEDVRLKKASDSSGKRRPIVTPGVTGLRNLGNTCYMNSVLQVLSHLLIFRQCFLKLDLNRWLAVTASDKARSPYKHPPITDTVYQMNECQEKDTGSAPSRHPTLSLGLSGGASKSRKMELIQRREPSSQYISLCHELHTLFQVMWSGKWALVSPFAMLHSVWRLIPAFRGYAQQDAQEFLCELLDKIQHELETTGTRLPALIPTSQRKLIKQVLNVVNNIFHGQLLSQVTCLACDNKSNTIEPFWDLSLEFPERYQCNGKDIASQPCLVTEMLAKFTETEALEGKIYVCDHCNSKHRRFSSKSVVLTEAQKQLMICHLPQVLRLHLKRFRWSGRNNREKIGVHVGFEEILNMEPYCCRESLKSLRPECFIYDLSAVVMHHGKGFGSGHYTAYCYNSEGGFWVHCNDSKLSMCTMDEVCKAQAYILFYTQRVTENGHSKLLPPELLSGSQHPSEEADTSSNEILS; via the exons atgttaacaatggATAAATGTAAACACATTGGGCAGTTGCGGCTTGCTCAAGACCATTCCATCCTCAACCCTCAGAAGTGGCATTGTGTGGACTGCAATACAACTGAGTCGATTTGGGCTTGCCTTAGCTGTTCTCATGTTGCCTGTGGAAGATATATTGAAGAACATGCACTCAAGCACTTTCAAGAAAGCAGTCATCCTGTCGCATTGGAGGTGAATGAGATGTATGTTTTTTGTTACCTTTGTGATGATTATGTTCTTAATGATAATGCAACTGGAGACCTGAAGTTACTACGAAGTATGTTAAGTGCAATCAAAAGTCAAAATTATCAGTGCACCACTCGTAGTGGAAGGGTTTTGCGGTCTATGGGTACAAGTGATGAGACTTACTACTTGTATGATGGCACCCAATCTCTGCTTCAAAATGAAGATCAAATGTATACTGCTCTTTGGCACAGGAGAAGGATATTAATGAGTAAAATCTTTCGAACTTGGTTTGAACAATCACCCATTGGAAGAAAAAGGCAAGAGGAacaatttcaggaaaaaatagcaaaaggaGAAGTAAAGAAAAGACGACAAGAATTAGAGTATCAAGTTAAAGCAGAGCTGGAAACTATTCATCCCAGAAAGAGTTTACGTTTGCAAGGTCTAGCTCAATCTACCACAGTAGAAATAGTTCCTGTTCAAATTCCACTACAAACCCCAGCATCACCAGCAAAAGATAAAGTAGTATCTACCTCAGAAGatgtaagattaaaaaaagcCAGTGACTCCTCAGGTAAACGAAGGCCAATAGTAACCCCTGGTGTAACAGGATTGAGAAATTTGGGAAATACTTGCTATATGAATTCTGTTCTTCAAGTGTTGagtcatttacttatttttcggcaatgttttttaaaacttgatcTGAACCGATGGCTGGCTGTGACAGCTAGTGATAAGGCAAGATCACCATATAAGCATCCACCAATCACAGATACAGtgtatcaaatgaatgaatgccaagAAAAAGATACAGGCAGCGCTCCCTCCAGACATCCAACTTTATCATTAGGACTAAGTGGTGGAGCATCAAAGAGTAGAAAGATGGAACTTATTCAGCGAAGGGAGCCGAGTTCACAATACATTTCTCTCTGTCATGAATTGCATACTTTGTTCCAAGTCATGTGGTCTGGAAAGTGGGCCTTGGTCTCACCATTTGCTATGCTACACTCCGTGTGGAGACTAATTCCAGCTTTTCGTGGTTATGCCCAACAGGATGCTCAGGAATTTCTTTGTGAACTTTTGGATAAAATACAACATGAACTAGAGACTACTGGTACTAGGTTACCAGCTCTCATCCCCACTTCTCAAAGGAAACTTATCAAACAGGTTCTGAATGTTGTGAATAATATTTTTCATGGACAACTTCTTAGTCAG gtTACATGTCTTGCATGTGACAACAAATCAAATACCATAGAACCTTTCTGGGATTTATCACTGGAATTTCCAGAAAGATACCAATGCAATGGAAAAGATATTGCTTCCCAGCCATGTCTGGTTACTGAAATGCTGGCCAAATTTACAGAAACTGAAGCTTTAGAAGGAAAAATCTACGTATGTGACCACTGTAACT CAAAGCATAGAAGGTTTTCTTCAAAATCAGTTGTACTCACAGAAGCACAAAAACAGCTTATGATTTGCCACCTACCTCAGGTTCTCAGACTACATCTCAAACGATTCAg GTGGTCAGGACGTAATAACCGAGAGAAAATTGGTGTTCATGTTGGCTTTGAAGAAATCTTAAACATGGAGCCTTATTGCTGCAGGGAATCCCTGAAATCCCTCAGACCAGAATGTTTTATCTATGATTTATCTGCTGTAGTAATGCACCATGGGAAAGGATTTGGCTCAGGACACTACACTGCCTACTGCTATAATTCTGAAGGAG GGTTCTGGGTACACTGCAATGACTCCAAGCTAAGCATGTGCACTATGGACGAAGTATGCAAGGCCCAAGCTTATATCTTGTTTTATACCCAGCGAGTTACTGAGAATGGACATTCTAAACTCTTGCCTCCAGAACTCCTGTCTGGTAGCCAACATCCCAGTGAAGAAGCTGATACCTCTTCTAATGAAATCCTTAGCTGA